The Rhizoctonia solani chromosome 14, complete sequence genome has a segment encoding these proteins:
- a CDS encoding NmrA-like family domain-containing protein 1 — MRQALTSSAYTRTYTVIMTATKTIALAGANGFVGQAFAKELLNQGHKLHILTCAESIESAPMQELRSKGASLHAISYNNESSLIDALRGIDVLVSTVGMSAVLSTQLPLIKAAKVAGVKLFFPSGYGSPFEGSLIPSPMIQSEKKVIKAAQEAGLPFAALHNGGFPERCFSPPFGYNFAEKRVTVWGDGNARSTWTTLRSVADWLANVLKIVPLSELENRYLLIQGNVATTNKVIKLWEQKHNARLEIDYRPIKELDDQVNANPEDVYSVLAQDWASGRGEIGGRDNGLYPEWQPDTIESIL; from the exons ATGCGCCAAGCGCTAACATCTAGTGCATACACCAG GACG TACACTGTCATCATGACCGCTACTAAGACTATTGCGCTTGCTGGAGCAAATGGTTTTGTTGGCCAGGCGTTTGCCAAAGAGCTACTCAATCAAGGACACAAGTTGCATATCCTCACTTGCGCTGAATCT ATTGAGTCTGCACCAATGCAAGAGTTGAGGTCCAAAGGCGCATCCCTGCATGCTATCTCATACAACAACGAATCAAGCTTGATTGATGCTCTCAGGGGTATTGATGTTCTGGTTTCAACAGTAGGAATGTCAGCAGTACTCTCTACTCAACTACCGCTCATCAAGGCTGCCAAGGTGGCAGGAGTGAAGCTGTTCTTCCCCAGTGGGTATGGGAGC CCTTTTGAGGGATCTTTGATCCCCTCGCCAATGATTCAGTCAGAGAAAAAGGTGATCAAGGCAGCTCAGGAAGCTGGGCTGCCGTTTGCAGCATTGCACAATGGAGGATTTCCAGAGCGTTGCTTTAGCCC accttttgggtacaaCTTTGCTGAGAAGAGAGTGACGGTCTGGGGAGACGGGAACGCCAGAAGTACTTGGACAACTTTGCGTTCTGTTGCCGA CTGGCTGGCCAACGTACTCAAGATTGTTCCCCTGTCCGAGCTTGAGAACAGGTACCTGTTGATCCAAGGCAATGTTGCAACTACCAACAAAGTGATCAAGTTATGGGAGCAAAAACACAAT GCAAGACTTGAAATTGACTATCGGCCTATCAAAGAGCTAGATGACCAAGTGAATGCAAACCCGGAAGATGTATATTCGGTCTTAGCTCAGGACTGGGCTTCTGGTCGAGGTGAGATTGGCGGAAGGGACAATGGGCTGTACCCTGAGTGGCAACCAGATACGATTGAGAGTATTCTGTGA
- a CDS encoding Vegetative incompatibility protein HET-E-1 — MPLKKRLERFISPFKQGLQRRLGRRDGVDAQSSTLLPAVPTTSQAMLTPGSGNRQATVLMSNNNIAVSSPTPAEPGVHWPFLDNLSDAISPVADAFGPLKAIFSDLIDCVHIYEMAAKDRQDYEALRLSLTKTLEELRAQFTGQDSPEMSETISGLCESIQQEINSVKTLEAEGMVRRHIRAGSGSDEVLGCYNRIHGYLTGISIEMSRSMHHRLEQQSRDLKEQARKAEEQTKKIEEEARKAEEHLKKTEELAKHIKSSHARSYLDRLCPSFSAQFNSTQAIELKRGECTAGTRLEVLANMRQWASIPGSDSGAVYWLNGMAGTGKTTIAYSLCSELEKTKQLGASFFCSRLLPECRDVNRIIPSIAYQLAQHSPVFGAALLEALERDPDIHTRVPAIQFNSLIAEPLLKTKSSLKDSLIVVIDALDECKNQESTKVVLSTLLYVDDSLHLPIRFFVSSRPEPEIHQEMRKRMNAERYSQLILHELDSDTVQTDIHKYIRAALAPMDQVSDSQITQLVGDCGVLFIYAATAVRYISYKNFTKDPYGRLQNVLNASSPGARQKDKAINDLYTVILKAALEDEDIDDTERKDILRLLHTIVIAQEPLTISALSGLLQLGSEDRVRGAIRPLWSVLHVTGSNELVTTLHASFPDYMLSKERSGDYWCDRKLYDSAMARLCLGCIAATRPRFNICGLDSSTALDKDVPNLDQKIQNVVPAHLLYACRYFAAHLESAAVPHELSTLVREFMLTQLLLWLEVMNLTGNIQTAEKAMRRVDSWAMAHTDTPELQELAHDAWCFTTSFGSNVVCASTPHIYVSMLPFWPSSRPISQAYKGLYHGLPEVGGTAMDMRQLAVLATWSFSKAVNCVVFSRDGSRVALASGWQVIVADAYSDRPIAEPLKGHTKTVTSVDFSPDGTRIVSGSDDWSIRVWDVETGQLVLGPLQGHSYVITSVQYSPDETCIASCSYDGTIRTWDATTGETKLVIETPEEHRSPIHSIRYSPDGAHIVAGLENGQLYVWQASIGALVLGPLQAHTHAVLSVDYSPDGTHTVSGSHDNTIRIWNSVDGYAVPGPPMEQNTAIRSVRYSPDGRHIASGSYDGTICVWDPQTCMAILGPLKAHSNSISSICYSPDGARIVSCAYNDPTVHAWDARRRQKALPVAEGCAEQVGWLAYSPDSSCIVSASGNHITSHTSSVSSVDYSPTGDQFASGSWDKTICTWDAQTGHMLLGPLTGHTRPVSSVAYSPDGTSLASGSGDSTIRVWSTRTGELILGPLEYHTSFVIMVRYSPTGTCIASCSFDKTICVWSAQTGDLILGPLIGHTDFVQSIDFSPDGTRIVSCSRDRTIRVWDIQTGQTVLGPLEDSCGEYAEVRYSPRGDYICSTQYNVIWVLNAHTGDVLSGPHMGHIDHVSSIAISPDGTRIVSGSFDRAIRVWDVDGKTSSISTASARGAWKLNDEGWAVGLSDSSRLLVWVPHDMRASLILPQTPLLISEKGCLTLDFGNAYIGNSWTELHRPTF, encoded by the exons ATGCCTCTCAAGAAGAGGCTCGAAAGGTTTATCAGCCCGTTCAAACAAGGCTTGCAACGCAGACTTGGTCGGAGGGATGGAGTTGACGCCCAATCGTCCACCTTGCTTCCAGCCGTCCCAACCACATCCCAAGCCATGCTAACACCAGGCTCTGGAAATCGTCAAGCCACAGTCTTGATGTCTAATAACAATATAGCTGTGTCTTCTCCGACTCCGGCAGAGCCTGGTGTTCATTGGCCTTTCCTCGACAACCTGAGTGATGCTATTTCGCCAGTGGCCGATGCGTTTGGTCCCCTCAAGGCTATATTCAGCGATCTTATAGACTGTGTGCACATATATGAG ATGGCCGCCAAAGATCGACAAGACTACGAAGCACTGCGTTTGAGTCTCACCAAAACCCTAGAGGAACTGAGAGCACAATTTACTGGTCAAGACTCGCCTGAGATGTCCGAGACTATTTCGGGTCTATGCGA GTCAATCCAACAGGAGATCAACTCGGTCAAAACTCTTGAAGCCGAAGGGATGGTGCGACGGCACATACGAGCAGGAAGTGGCTCAGACGAGGTGCTCGGGTGCTATAATCGAATCCACGGCTACTTGACCGGCATATCG ATTGAGATGAGCCGGTCGATGCATCACAGGCTGGAGCAACAGTCAAGGGATCTCAAGGAGCAAGCGAGGAAAGCAGAAGAGCAAacaaagaagattgaggaagaagcaagAAAGGCCGAAGAACACCTCAAAAAGACAGAAGAACTAGCAAAG CATATCAAGTCCAGCCACGCCCGTTCTTACCTCGACCGTCTCTGTCCCTCTTTCTCGGCTCAGTTTAACTCTACACAGGCAATAGAACTCAAGCGTGGCGAATGCACCGCTGGCACTCGACTCGAAGTCCTCGCAAACATGCGCCAATGGGCCTCAATACCTGGCTCTGACTCTGGGGCGGTATATTGGCTGAACGGCATGGCTGGAACTGGCAAGACCACAATCGCATATAGTCTATGCTCCGAGCTTGAAAAAACAAAGCAGCTTGGCGcaagcttcttctgctcTCGCCTACTGCCTGAATGCCGCGACGTCAATCGCATCATACCGTCGATTGCGTACCAACTTGCGCAGCACTCGCCTGTATTTGGAGCGGCGTTGCTCGAAGCTCTAGAGCGCGACCCAGATATACACACACGGGTACCGGCGATCCAGTTCAATTCGCTTATTGCAGAGCCCTTGCTTAAGACCAAGTCATCCTTGAAGGATAGCTTGATTGTAGTGATTGATGCGCTGGACGAATGCAAAAATCAAGAAAGTACAAAGGTCGTCCTCAGCACCTTACTTTACGTAGACGATAGCCTACATCTTCCGATTCGATTTTTTGTTTCTAGTCGACCCGAACCAGAAATACACCAGGAGATGCGAAAGAGAATGAATGCCGAACGCTACTCCCAGTTGATCTTGCATGAGCTCGACTCGGATACAGTCCAGACAGATATCCACAAGTACATCCGTGCCGCACTGGCTCCAATGGACCAAGTATCCGACTCCCAGATCACACAACTTGTCGGAGACTGCGGAGTCCTGTTTATCTACGCTGCCACCGCGGTACGATACATTAGCTACAAGAACTTCACCAAAGACCCGTATGGCCGTCTACAAAATGTACTGAACGCATCTAGCCCCGGAGCGAGACAGAAGGACAAGGCGATCAACGATCTGTACACGGTCATACTGAAAGCCGCACTTGAGGACGAAGACATCGACGACACCGAACGCAAAGACATACTGCGGCTATTGCATACCATTGTTATCGCTCAGGAACCGCTGACGATCTCGGCGCTTTCCGGACTGTTGCAGCTGGGTAGCGAAGATCGGGTACGGGGAGCGATTCGGCCTTTGTGGTCAGTGCTGCATGTGACGGGATCAAACGAACTCGTGACAACTCTGCATGCTTCGTTCCCGGATTATATGCTCTCCAAAGAGCGCTCAGGAGACTACTGGTGCGACCGCAAGCTCTACGACAGTGCCATGGCTCGCTTGTGCCTTGGGTGCATCGCTGCCACGAGGCCACGTTTCAACATATGTGGACTCGACTCATCCACTGCACTCGACAAAGACGTGCCAAACCTCGATCAGAAGATACAGAACGTGGTGCCAGCTCATCTGCTCTATGCATGCCGATACTTCGCCGCTCATCTCGAGTCCGCCGCTGTACCCCATGAGCTATCGACGCTGGTGCGAGAGTTCATGTTGACCCAACTACTGCTATGGCTGGAAGTCATGAACCTGACAGGAAACATACAGACGGCGGAGAAGGCGATGCGGAGAGTGGATAGCTGGGCCATG GCCCATACAGATACACCTGAGCTGCAAGAGCTGGCGCACGACGCATGGTGCTTCACAACAAGCTTTGGATCGAACGTGGTGTGCGCCAGCACTCCCCACATCTATGTGTCGATGTTGCCATTCTGGCCGTCGTCACGTCCTATCTCACAGGCGTACAAGGGCTTGTATCATGGGCTGCCTGAAGTGGGTGGAACAGCAATGGACATGCGACAGCTTGCGGTGCTGGCTACGTGGTCGTTCTCCAAGGCAGTCAACTGTGTGGTGTTCTCGCGTGACGGGAGTCGGGTCGCCTTAGCATCAGGATGGCAAGTGATAGTGGCAGACGCATATAGTGACAGACCCATCGCCGAGCCACTCAAGGGACATACCAAGACAGTAACATCCGTGGACTTCTCGCCCGATGGCACTCGCATTGTCTCGGGCTCGGATGACTGGTCTATCCGGGTGTGGGATGTGGAAACCGGACAGTTGGTGCTCGGTCCACTCCAAGGGCATTCGTATGTGATCACCTCGGTCCAGTACTCACCTGATGAGACTTGCATTGCCTCTTGCTCATACGATGGAACAATCCGTACCTGGGATGCCACAACAGGCGAGACGAAACTCGTGATCGAAACGCCAGAGGAGCACAGAAGTCCGATCCACTCAATTCGATACTCGCCTGATGGCGCTCACATTGTCGCTGGCCTGGAAAATGGGCAACTGTATGTGTGGCAGGCGTCTATCGGTGCATTGGTACTTGGTCCTCTTCAAGCCCATACGCACGCAGTCCTCTCAGTCGACTACTCACCAGACGGCACTCATACCGTGTCTGGCTCTCATGACAACACCATACGCATCTGGAATTCAGTCGACGGGTATGCGGTGCCAGGACCGCCTATGGAGCAAAACACGGCTATACGATCAGTAAGGTACTCGCCAGACGGCAGGCATATCGCGTCCGGCTCGTATGACGGTACCATATGTGTGTGGGACCCGCAGACTTGCATGGCCATACTCGGCCCTCTCAAGGCGCATAGCAATTCGATCTCGTCGATTTGCTACTCACCGGATGGCGCCAGGATTGTATCGTGTGCCTATAATGATCCGACCGTACACGCATGGGATGCTCGTCGCCGCCAAAAGGCTCTCCCAGTGGCTGAAGGATGTGCAGAGCAGGTTGGCTGGCTTGCGTACTCGCCCGATAGCTCATGCATCGTATCTGCTTCTGGCAATCATATCACAT CCCATACCAGCTCGGTGAGCTCGGTGGACTACTCGCCTACAGGTGACCAGTTTGCCTCTGGCTCGTGGGACAAGACCATATGCACGTGGGATGCTCAGACTGGACACATGCTGCTCGGCCCACTCACAGGTCACACCCGCCCGGTCAGCTCAGTTGCATACTCTCCGGACGGCACATCGCTTGCTTCTGGGTCAGGTGACAGCACAATACGGGTATGGAGCACTCGAACTGGCGAGCTGATACTGGGACCACTCGAATACCACACATCCTTTGTTATAATGGTGCGGTACTCGCCCACAGGCACATGCATTGCTTCCTGCTCGTTTGACAAGACGATCTGTGTATGGAGTGCGCAGACCGGAGATCTGATACTCGGACCGCTCATAGGACACACGGATTTTGTTCAGTCAATCGACTTCTCACCCGATGGCACTCGCATCGTATCCTGCTCCAGAGATCGTACCATACGAGTGTGGGACATACAGACAGGACAGACAGTACTGGGGCCACTGGAAGACAGTTGTGGAGAATATGCAGAGGTGCGATACTCGCCGAGGGGTGACTACATATGCAGCACTCAGTACAATGTGATCTGGGTGCTGAACGCCCACACTGGAGACGTCCTCAGTGGCCCACATATGGGACATATAGACCACGTTTCGAGCATTGCTATCTCACCCGATGGCACACGTATTGTCTCTGGGTCGTTCGACAGAGCTATTCGGGTATGGGATGTGGATGGGAAG ACGAGCTCCATCTCCACCGCTTCTGCTCGCGGTGCTTGGAAGCTCAACGATGAAGGGTGGGCAGTTGGCTTGTCAGACTCGTCACGGCTGCTGGTTTGGGTTCCCCACGATATGCGTGCATCGCTCATACTTCCTCAAACCCCTTTATTGATATCCGAGAAGGGGTGTCTGACTCTAGATTTTGGAAACGCATACATTGGAAACTCGTGGACTGAGTTGCATAGGCCTACATTTTGA
- a CDS encoding NmrA-like family domain-containing protein 1, translated as MSAKVVALAGANGFVGKAFAQEFLKQGLELRILTRADSINSAPLQEFKSQGASLHAVSYDDEASLTKALEGVDVVVSTVAGTALVSAQVPLIHAAKAAGVKLFFPSEYGSTFEGPANPSPVIQSKKKVIKAAQDAGLPFAALSNGGFPEYCFIPPLGYSFAEKKVTVWGDGNAKSTWTTVHSVGDWLANVLKTVPISQLENKHLIIQGNVATANEVIKLWEQKHNAKLEVDYRSAKELDDRVNASAEDFLAILLQEWASGRGELGGKDNSLYPGWKPDTIESVV; from the exons ATGTCTGCCAAGGTTGTCGCACTTGCCGGAGCCAACGGTTTCGTTGGCAAGGCCTTTGCCCAAGAGTTCCTCAAACAAGGACTTGAGCTGCGCATTCTCACTCGCGCCGACTCG ATCAATTCGGCTCCTCTTCAAGAGTTCAAGTCCCAAGGAGCGTCCCTCCATGCCGTCTCCTATGACGACGAAGCCAGCTTGACCAAGGCTCTCGAGGGCGTCGATGTAGTAGTCTCGACCGTTGCCGGTACCGCACTCGTCTCTGCGCAAGTTCCTCTTATCCACGCTGCAAAGGCTGCGGGCGTCAAGCTGTTCTTCCCTAGCGAGTACGGAAGT ACCTTCGAGGGTCCAGCCAATCCATCGCCTGTGATTCAGTCCAAGAAAAAGGTTATCAAGGCTGCTCAGGATGCCGGTCTGCCATTTGCCGCGCTGAGCAATGGAGGGTTCCCCGAGTATTGCTTCATCCC GCCTCTTGGATACAGCTTTGCAGAGAAAAAGGTTACTGTTTGGGGAGATGGAAATGCAAAGAGCACTTGGACAACCGTGCATTCGGTCGGAGA CTGGCTTGCCAATGTACTCAAGACTGTACCCATCTCTCAGCTCGAAAATAAGCACTTGATTATACAAGGCAACGTCGCGACCGCCAATGAGGTGATCAAGTTGTGGGAGCAGAAGCATAAC GCTAAGCTCGAGGTCGACTATCGGTCCGCCAAGGAACTCGACGACCGAGTAAACGCCAGTGCCGAAGATTTCCTTGCTATCCTGCTCCAGGAATGGGCATCGGGTCGTGGTGAGCTTGGGGGCAAGGATAACAGTCTATATCCTGGATGGAAGCCGGATACTATCGAGAGTGTTGTCTGA